The proteins below come from a single Asanoa ferruginea genomic window:
- a CDS encoding EamA family transporter yields MSAALSPTPTPTAATTAPAAGPGQTAAGPSQATTAPAAGPGQTAAGPSQATTAPAASPSQATTAPAAGPGQPAAAPADPGQAAATPAGPGQAAARSGRRAGVGLVLGGALSVQFGGALATSLFPRAGVAGVVTLRLGIAAAVLLVVCRPRLRGHARADWAAVGAFGLALAGMNTLFYQAIDRIPLGLAVTLEVLGPLVLSVVTARRAANWLWAGLALAGVALLGRSGAGRLDPAGIGFALGAGVMWAAYIVLSARVGGRFPKVDGLALAMAAAALLTLPLGIAGSGRALLGPPVLAIGAAVAVLSSIVPYTLELLALRRLPTETFAVLMSLGPAVAALAGFVVLGQHLTGTEVLAGTLVIAASIGAVRAGQRPRDRSAVGTAASSASTALGE; encoded by the coding sequence GTGAGCGCCGCGCTGAGCCCGACCCCGACTCCGACCGCGGCCACCACCGCACCCGCCGCCGGCCCCGGCCAGACCGCCGCCGGTCCCAGCCAGGCCACCACCGCGCCCGCAGCCGGCCCCGGCCAGACCGCCGCCGGTCCCAGCCAGGCCACCACCGCGCCCGCAGCCAGTCCCAGCCAGGCCACCACCGCACCCGCCGCCGGCCCCGGCCAGCCCGCCGCCGCGCCCGCTGACCCCGGCCAGGCCGCCGCCACGCCCGCCGGCCCCGGACAGGCCGCCGCCAGGTCGGGCCGGCGCGCCGGGGTCGGCCTCGTGCTCGGCGGCGCGCTGTCGGTGCAGTTCGGCGGCGCGCTGGCGACGTCGCTGTTCCCACGCGCGGGTGTGGCCGGCGTCGTGACGCTGCGGTTGGGGATCGCCGCCGCGGTGCTGCTGGTGGTGTGCCGGCCCCGCCTGCGCGGCCACGCCCGCGCGGACTGGGCCGCGGTCGGCGCCTTCGGCCTGGCCCTGGCCGGTATGAACACCCTCTTCTACCAGGCGATCGACCGCATCCCGCTCGGCCTGGCCGTGACCCTGGAGGTGCTGGGACCGCTGGTGCTGTCGGTGGTGACCGCCCGCCGGGCGGCGAACTGGCTATGGGCCGGCCTGGCGCTCGCCGGCGTCGCGCTGCTGGGCCGCAGCGGCGCGGGCCGGCTCGATCCGGCCGGGATCGGGTTCGCCCTGGGCGCCGGCGTCATGTGGGCGGCCTACATCGTGCTCAGCGCCCGGGTCGGTGGTCGGTTCCCGAAGGTCGACGGCCTGGCGCTCGCCATGGCGGCCGCCGCGCTGCTGACCCTGCCGCTGGGCATCGCCGGTTCGGGACGGGCGCTGCTTGGCCCGCCGGTCCTCGCGATAGGCGCGGCGGTGGCGGTGCTGTCGTCGATCGTGCCCTACACGCTCGAGCTGCTGGCCCTGCGCCGGCTGCCCACCGAAACCTTCGCGGTGCTGATGAGCCTCGGCCCAGCCGTGGCCGCGCTCGCCGGCTTTGTCGTCCTGGGCCAGCACCTCACCGGGACCGAGGTGCTGGCCGGCACGCTCGTCATCGCGGCCAGCATCGGCGCGGTGCGGGCGGGTCAGCGGCCCCGGGACAGGTCGGCCGTGGGGACGGCGGCGAGTTCGGCGTCGACGGCGCTCGGCGAGTAG
- a CDS encoding ROK family protein gives MPTRDRPPAQAGPPGSPVAVRGGASGNQNSAGHLLWLVRTGRARTRSELQAYTGLSRSTLVARIDALRAAGYLRSSGVEESTGGRPAELLEFDTDHGVVLVADLGANHARAAVLDVGGTLLHEEHEHIKIGEGPAYVLDWVDAAFGRLLAAAGESRERVRGMGVGVPGPVEYDAGVVTEPPIMPGWDGVPIADRLRATWGCPVFVDNDANLMALGEQVAFFPDCPALLLVKVATGIGAGIVIDGRVYRGIDGGAGDIGHIRLASFPDARCECGLYGCLSAVASGLALAQRLTSGGTPTQSGPELIERIREGHGEAVHLAREAGRLVGEVLATVVCLVNPGVLVIAGDLAETHFVTGVREMLYRYALPRATRHLEVTTSRLGPQSAVTGAHAMVIDEIYSPSAVDAELAAVPTADLSRGR, from the coding sequence GTGCCGACAAGGGATAGGCCACCCGCCCAGGCCGGCCCGCCGGGCTCGCCGGTCGCTGTCCGTGGCGGCGCCTCCGGCAACCAGAACTCCGCCGGGCACCTGCTCTGGCTGGTCCGCACGGGCCGGGCGCGGACCCGGTCGGAGCTACAGGCCTACACGGGGTTGTCCCGCTCGACGCTGGTCGCCCGGATCGACGCCCTGCGGGCCGCCGGCTACCTGCGCAGCTCCGGGGTGGAGGAGTCCACCGGGGGCCGGCCGGCGGAGTTGCTCGAGTTCGACACCGACCACGGCGTCGTGCTGGTCGCCGACCTGGGCGCCAACCACGCCCGGGCGGCGGTCCTCGACGTCGGCGGCACGCTGCTGCACGAGGAACACGAACACATCAAGATCGGAGAGGGTCCGGCGTACGTGCTGGACTGGGTCGACGCCGCCTTCGGCCGCCTGCTGGCCGCGGCCGGCGAGTCGCGCGAGCGGGTCCGGGGGATGGGCGTCGGCGTGCCGGGCCCCGTCGAATACGACGCCGGCGTGGTCACCGAGCCGCCGATCATGCCGGGCTGGGACGGGGTGCCGATCGCCGACCGCCTCCGGGCGACCTGGGGCTGCCCGGTCTTCGTCGACAACGACGCCAACCTGATGGCCCTCGGCGAGCAGGTGGCGTTCTTCCCCGACTGCCCGGCGCTGCTGCTGGTCAAGGTCGCGACCGGGATCGGCGCCGGCATCGTGATCGACGGCCGGGTCTACCGGGGCATCGACGGCGGCGCCGGCGACATCGGCCACATCCGGCTCGCGTCGTTCCCGGACGCCCGCTGCGAGTGCGGCCTCTACGGCTGCCTGTCGGCGGTGGCCAGCGGCCTGGCCCTGGCGCAGCGGCTGACCAGCGGCGGCACGCCCACCCAGTCGGGGCCGGAGCTGATCGAACGGATCCGCGAGGGCCACGGCGAGGCGGTGCACCTGGCCCGGGAGGCCGGCCGCCTGGTCGGTGAGGTGCTGGCCACGGTGGTCTGCCTGGTCAACCCGGGCGTCCTGGTGATCGCCGGCGACCTGGCCGAGACCCACTTCGTCACCGGGGTACGCGAGATGCTCTACCGCTATGCCCTACCGCGGGCGACCCGGCACCTGGAGGTCACCACGAGTCGGCTCGGCCCACAGTCGGCGGTGACCGGCGCACACGCGATGGTGATCGACGAGATCTACTCGCCGAGCGCCGTCGACGCCGAACTCGCCGCCGTCCCCACGGCCGACCTGTCCCGGGGCCGCTGA
- a CDS encoding carbohydrate ABC transporter permease: MTDRATFETRLFGVLRWVVIAVLVVVTLFPFYYMVLLSIRPIEQVLQDPGGIWAGPAEWTFSTYREVLTSVDDGGQGFLRLLGNTALVAVSATLLTLLVALPGSYAVSRLQFVGRRQVHFLFLAVYLFPAILLAIPLFTVFTRLGLRGSLGGLVIVYIAQTIPVSVYMLRNYLSTIPVSLEEAAAVDGYTRLQTLRKVILPLAAPAVMANALYVFMIAWNEYLFALLFLVENRPNWTVSLGLAQLAGGIEVSKTVLMAGSVVLTLPIVIIFFATERLLTEGLTAGADKG, from the coding sequence GTGACGGACCGGGCGACCTTCGAGACCCGCCTCTTCGGCGTGCTGCGCTGGGTCGTGATCGCGGTGCTGGTCGTGGTCACGCTGTTCCCGTTCTACTACATGGTGCTGCTGTCCATCCGGCCGATCGAGCAGGTGCTCCAGGACCCCGGCGGCATCTGGGCCGGTCCGGCGGAGTGGACCTTCTCGACCTACCGCGAGGTGCTCACCTCGGTCGACGACGGCGGGCAGGGCTTCCTGCGGCTGCTCGGCAACACGGCCCTGGTGGCGGTCTCGGCCACGCTGCTGACGCTGCTGGTCGCGCTCCCCGGCTCGTACGCCGTGAGCAGGTTGCAGTTCGTCGGCCGCCGCCAGGTGCACTTCCTGTTCCTGGCGGTCTACCTGTTCCCGGCGATCCTGCTGGCCATCCCGCTGTTCACCGTGTTCACCCGGCTCGGCCTGCGCGGCTCGCTGGGCGGCCTGGTGATCGTCTACATCGCACAGACCATCCCGGTCTCGGTCTACATGCTGCGCAACTACCTGAGCACGATTCCGGTCAGCCTCGAAGAGGCCGCGGCTGTCGACGGTTACACACGGTTACAAACCCTGCGTAAGGTAATCTTGCCGCTCGCGGCACCGGCCGTGATGGCGAACGCACTCTACGTTTTCATGATCGCCTGGAACGAGTATCTGTTCGCCCTCCTGTTCCTGGTCGAGAACCGCCCCAACTGGACGGTCTCCCTCGGCCTCGCCCAGCTCGCCGGAGGCATCGAAGTGAGTAAGACGGTTTTGATGGCCGGGTCGGTGGTGCTTACCCTGCCCATCGTGATCATCTTCTTCGCCACCGAACGCCTGCTGACGGAGGGACTGACCGCCGGTGCCGACAAGGGATAG
- a CDS encoding carbohydrate ABC transporter permease yields the protein MVATRDKRPAAPEQRRRPARPLTRRQRENRAGLAYLSPTFIVVLVVVVVPILWTIMLAFQRIRLINIRRAGLFGEYTLRNFEYVFSSPGFWSSLWTTLVYTVGGTALSIIFGLIAALALRKRFPGRTLVRASVLLPYVAPVVAVTFVWEIMLSPQFGVANDWGGRFLGWDRPIAFLSQREYHVWGVDIPLALFTVIAFEAWRYFPFAFLFILARLQAVPKDLEEAATVDGAAPTQLFRHILLPQLGAVIALLSVLRFIMTFNKFDDVWLLTGGGAGTQVVSVRVYDFLTSRLDIGAAAAQGLVLAAGLVILLLVYLRFFAPKLDGES from the coding sequence ATGGTCGCCACCCGCGACAAGCGGCCGGCGGCGCCCGAACAGCGCCGCCGGCCGGCCCGGCCGCTCACCCGCCGCCAGCGGGAGAACCGCGCCGGACTGGCCTACCTGTCGCCGACGTTCATCGTGGTCCTGGTCGTGGTCGTTGTCCCGATCCTCTGGACGATCATGCTGGCATTCCAGCGGATCCGGCTGATCAACATCCGCCGGGCCGGCCTGTTCGGCGAATACACGCTGCGCAACTTCGAATACGTGTTCTCGTCGCCGGGCTTCTGGAGCTCGCTGTGGACCACGCTGGTCTACACGGTCGGCGGCACCGCGCTGTCGATCATCTTCGGCCTGATCGCCGCCCTCGCGCTGCGCAAGCGGTTCCCGGGCCGGACGCTCGTGCGGGCCAGCGTGCTGCTGCCCTACGTCGCGCCGGTCGTCGCGGTCACCTTCGTCTGGGAGATCATGCTCAGCCCCCAGTTCGGCGTGGCCAACGACTGGGGCGGGCGGTTCCTCGGCTGGGACCGGCCGATCGCGTTCCTCAGCCAGCGCGAATACCACGTCTGGGGCGTCGACATCCCGCTCGCGCTGTTCACCGTGATCGCGTTCGAGGCGTGGCGCTATTTCCCGTTCGCGTTCCTGTTCATCCTGGCCCGGCTCCAGGCGGTGCCCAAGGACCTGGAGGAGGCCGCGACTGTCGATGGCGCCGCGCCGACGCAGCTCTTCCGGCACATCCTGCTGCCGCAACTCGGCGCCGTGATTGCCCTGCTCAGCGTGTTGCGGTTCATCATGACCTTCAACAAGTTCGACGACGTCTGGCTGCTCACCGGCGGCGGCGCGGGCACCCAGGTGGTCAGCGTCCGGGTCTACGACTTCCTCACCTCGCGGCTCGACATCGGCGCCGCGGCCGCGCAGGGCCTGGTGCTCGCCGCCGGGCTGGTCATCCTGCTGCTGGTCTACCTGCGCTTCTTCGCGCCGAAGCTGGACGGTGAGTCGTGA
- a CDS encoding ABC transporter substrate-binding protein: protein MNARRLLTAAFAATLVTTALSACGSDDPDDDATGSITVWSLENQTDRVQATQKIADEFTAKTGIVVKIVGTDENQFTSLITSAAAAGKMPDVVGALPLAAVSQMATNDLVDTDAAKAVVDELGTGTFSPRALELTTQDGKQLGVPSDGWAQLLFYRKDLFDKAGLAAPDTFDKIRAAAQKLNTGGVAGITMATVPNDAFTEQTFENFALGNGCELVDDQKNITLDSPACVATFELYNDLIKNYSVPGAQDVDTTRATYFAGKAAMVVWSSFLLDEMAGLRNDALPTCPECKADPAFLAKNSGIVTAVAGPSGQPAQFGEITSWTITRDGPNTDQARKFVAYMMNEGYPGWLGIAPEGKFPVRKGDATDPAKFTTAWNTLPAGVDTRKPLSDSYPADVLDALRKSPDTFQRWALPQKQGALLGATLGELPVPKAVNAMTGGELDPAGAAKRAADDVRAIQKSLN, encoded by the coding sequence GTGAACGCGAGAAGACTGCTCACCGCCGCATTCGCGGCGACGCTGGTGACCACCGCGCTGAGTGCGTGCGGCAGCGACGACCCGGACGACGACGCCACCGGATCCATCACCGTGTGGAGCCTGGAGAACCAGACCGACCGGGTCCAGGCGACCCAGAAGATCGCCGACGAGTTCACCGCCAAGACGGGCATCGTCGTCAAGATCGTCGGAACCGACGAGAACCAGTTCACCAGCCTGATCACCTCGGCCGCCGCGGCCGGCAAGATGCCCGACGTGGTCGGCGCGCTGCCGCTGGCCGCCGTCTCCCAGATGGCGACCAACGACCTGGTCGACACCGACGCCGCCAAGGCCGTCGTCGACGAGCTCGGCACCGGCACCTTCTCGCCGCGCGCGCTGGAGCTGACCACGCAGGACGGCAAGCAGCTCGGGGTGCCCAGCGACGGCTGGGCCCAGCTCCTCTTCTACCGCAAGGACCTGTTCGACAAGGCCGGCCTGGCCGCGCCCGACACGTTCGACAAGATCCGCGCCGCCGCGCAGAAGCTCAACACCGGCGGGGTCGCCGGCATCACGATGGCGACCGTCCCCAACGACGCCTTCACCGAACAGACGTTTGAGAACTTCGCCCTCGGCAACGGCTGCGAGCTGGTCGACGACCAGAAGAACATCACGCTCGACTCGCCGGCCTGCGTCGCGACCTTCGAGCTCTACAACGACCTGATCAAGAACTATTCGGTGCCCGGTGCCCAGGACGTCGACACCACCCGGGCGACCTACTTCGCCGGCAAGGCGGCGATGGTGGTCTGGTCGTCGTTCCTGCTCGACGAGATGGCCGGGCTCCGCAACGACGCGCTGCCGACCTGCCCCGAGTGCAAGGCCGACCCGGCGTTCCTGGCCAAGAACAGCGGCATCGTGACCGCGGTGGCCGGGCCGAGCGGGCAGCCCGCGCAGTTCGGTGAGATCACCAGTTGGACGATCACCAGGGACGGCCCCAACACCGACCAGGCCCGCAAGTTCGTTGCCTACATGATGAACGAGGGCTACCCGGGCTGGCTCGGCATCGCACCCGAGGGCAAGTTCCCGGTGCGCAAGGGCGACGCGACCGATCCGGCGAAGTTCACCACGGCCTGGAACACGCTGCCGGCCGGCGTCGACACCCGCAAGCCGCTGTCCGACAGCTACCCGGCCGACGTGCTCGACGCGTTGCGCAAGAGCCCGGACACGTTCCAGCGCTGGGCGTTGCCACAGAAGCAGGGCGCGTTGCTCGGTGCCACGTTGGGCGAGCTGCCCGTACCCAAGGCGGTGAACGCGATGACCGGCGGTGAGCTCGATCCCGCCGGCGCGGCGAAACGCGCCGCGGACGACGTGCGGGCGATCCAGAAGTCGTTGAACTGA
- a CDS encoding zinc-dependent alcohol dehydrogenase yields the protein MPQIVQFTSPRHVEVVDQPHVDLRPGQVRIRTSYSGISAGTELTAYRGTNPYLNRDWDADLRLFVAGTSGLRYPIAGLGYSEVGEVVEVLADEPAPGDPEVGQQVWGIWGHRGEAVLPLEKVRGCVLPEGLDPVAATFARVGAVALNGVLAADIHLSEVVAIFGQGVLGLLATRLAQLSGATVVAVDTLPSRLAKAKEYGAAHTIDAAADDVALALRGLTDGRGADVAIEISGHYPALHDAIRAVAVDGRVVASGFYQGDGAGLRLGDEFHHNRVRIVSSQIGGVPPELAGRWNQARLNQAFLGLAQQGAVDPVGLVTHVIAVEEAAAAFAMLDHRPQEALQVVLKFS from the coding sequence GTGCCGCAGATAGTGCAGTTCACCTCCCCACGCCACGTGGAGGTCGTCGACCAACCGCACGTCGACCTGCGCCCCGGGCAGGTGCGCATCCGGACCAGCTACTCCGGGATATCGGCGGGCACCGAACTGACCGCGTACCGCGGCACCAACCCCTACCTCAACCGCGACTGGGACGCCGACCTGCGGCTGTTCGTCGCCGGCACGAGCGGGCTGCGCTATCCGATCGCCGGCCTCGGCTACTCCGAGGTCGGCGAGGTCGTCGAGGTGCTGGCCGACGAGCCCGCTCCCGGCGACCCCGAGGTCGGCCAGCAGGTCTGGGGGATCTGGGGGCACCGCGGCGAAGCCGTACTCCCGCTTGAAAAGGTCCGGGGTTGTGTCCTGCCCGAGGGTCTTGACCCGGTCGCGGCGACGTTCGCCCGGGTCGGCGCCGTCGCGCTCAACGGGGTGCTGGCGGCCGACATCCACCTCTCCGAGGTCGTGGCTATCTTCGGCCAGGGCGTCCTCGGGCTGCTCGCCACCCGGTTGGCCCAGCTCTCCGGCGCCACCGTCGTCGCGGTCGACACGCTGCCGTCCCGGCTGGCGAAGGCCAAGGAGTATGGCGCGGCGCACACCATCGACGCGGCCGCCGACGACGTCGCCCTGGCGTTGCGCGGGCTGACCGACGGGCGCGGCGCCGACGTGGCGATCGAGATCAGCGGCCACTACCCGGCCCTGCACGACGCGATCCGCGCGGTCGCGGTCGACGGCCGGGTGGTGGCCTCCGGCTTCTACCAGGGTGACGGCGCCGGGCTGCGGCTCGGCGACGAGTTCCATCACAACCGGGTCCGGATCGTCTCCTCCCAGATCGGGGGCGTGCCGCCGGAGCTCGCCGGGCGCTGGAACCAGGCCCGCCTCAACCAGGCGTTCCTCGGTCTGGCCCAGCAGGGCGCGGTCGACCCCGTCGGCCTCGTCACGCACGTCATCGCGGTGGAAGAAGCGGCGGCGGCCTTCGCCATGCTCGACCACCGTCCTCAGGAAGCACTCCAGGTGGTGTTGAAGTTCTCATGA
- a CDS encoding sugar phosphate isomerase/epimerase family protein has translation MIKISCQEQLLPGESLQAKWDFAARAGYDGIELRAKGDFAFRDRLPELRQAARDGVPMPSVCVDMLHFIGAFDAELRRDAVAQLRSQLSVIAEIGGSVACTPASYGMFSRRLPPFEPPRSPDADRAVLLAALAELGAHAASLGVTLVLEPLNRYEDHMVNRLDEAVSLVDEVGLRSVRVLADTYHMNIEEDEPTSALVKAADHLGHVQVSDSNRFQPGAGHIDWGALLGTLDAVGYDGFLAVECRLRGEPSAAVAAIPGFLRRWS, from the coding sequence ATGATCAAGATCTCCTGCCAGGAGCAGTTGCTCCCCGGCGAGAGCCTCCAGGCGAAGTGGGACTTCGCGGCGCGGGCCGGCTACGACGGCATCGAGCTGCGGGCCAAGGGCGACTTCGCGTTCCGCGACCGGCTGCCCGAACTGCGCCAGGCCGCCCGCGACGGCGTGCCGATGCCGTCGGTCTGCGTCGACATGCTGCACTTCATCGGCGCGTTCGACGCCGAGCTGCGCCGCGACGCAGTGGCCCAACTCCGCTCGCAGCTGTCCGTGATCGCCGAGATCGGCGGTTCGGTGGCGTGCACACCCGCGTCCTACGGGATGTTCTCCCGGCGGCTGCCGCCGTTCGAGCCGCCGCGCTCCCCCGACGCCGACCGGGCCGTGCTGCTCGCGGCGCTCGCCGAGCTGGGCGCCCACGCCGCGTCGCTGGGCGTGACGCTGGTGCTCGAGCCGCTCAACCGCTACGAGGACCACATGGTCAACCGGCTCGACGAGGCGGTCTCGCTGGTCGACGAGGTCGGGCTGCGCTCGGTGCGGGTGCTGGCCGACACCTACCACATGAACATCGAAGAGGACGAGCCCACCAGCGCGCTGGTCAAGGCGGCCGACCACCTCGGACACGTGCAGGTCAGTGACTCCAACCGGTTTCAACCCGGCGCCGGTCACATCGACTGGGGTGCGCTGCTCGGCACGCTGGACGCGGTCGGCTACGACGGCTTCCTGGCGGTCGAGTGCCGGCTGCGCGGCGAGCCGTCGGCGGCCGTGGCGGCGATCCCCGGATTCCTGCGGCGGTGGTCGTGA
- a CDS encoding MGH1-like glycoside hydrolase domain-containing protein, producing MTTVIAPSVASVVAPPVFAPSVIAPSASLDRAARRVLAANWRRGATVPAGGLYPHQWSWDSAFIALGLRHFSPVRAQRELESLFGAQWTDGRVPHIVFDPLVPADAYFPGPSFWRSSDLTGTPGVPTSGIVQPPVHALAAWETFKAAPAVARSRRFLPRLYPRLVAWHDWLLTARDLRGRGLVSVVHPWESGMDNSPAWDEPLSRVVPLPPSALARRDLAHAAATERPTDTDYGRYIRIARDYRDSRYVSTPGFAVEDPLCNALLAAGEHALASIAAELGLDPARHISRAQQVADALMAELWDGTAGTFFAYDVVGSASLRSYSIAGLLPLIVPDLPVATDLVKTALGDRFRLADACPVPSYDLTAADHEPGRYWRGPGWINTSWLFWYGLRLHGETGLADDLRDRLLARVRAAGFREYVDPLTGAGYGTDDFSWTAALTLDLIRTGPRR from the coding sequence GTGACCACTGTGATCGCGCCTTCGGTGGCGTCGGTTGTCGCGCCCCCGGTCTTCGCTCCCTCGGTGATCGCTCCTTCGGCGTCGCTCGACCGGGCGGCGCGCCGGGTGCTGGCCGCCAACTGGCGGCGCGGCGCGACCGTGCCCGCCGGTGGGCTCTACCCCCATCAGTGGAGCTGGGACTCCGCGTTCATCGCGCTCGGGCTGCGGCACTTCTCGCCGGTGCGGGCACAGCGCGAACTCGAGTCGCTGTTCGGCGCCCAGTGGACCGACGGCCGGGTGCCGCACATCGTGTTCGACCCGCTGGTGCCGGCGGACGCCTACTTCCCCGGCCCGTCGTTCTGGCGCTCGTCCGACCTGACGGGCACACCGGGCGTGCCGACCTCCGGGATCGTGCAGCCGCCGGTGCACGCGCTGGCGGCGTGGGAGACCTTCAAGGCCGCGCCGGCGGTGGCCCGGTCCCGGCGGTTCCTGCCGCGGCTCTACCCGCGCCTGGTTGCCTGGCACGACTGGCTGCTGACGGCGCGTGACCTGCGCGGGCGGGGGCTCGTGTCGGTGGTGCACCCGTGGGAGTCCGGGATGGACAACAGCCCGGCCTGGGACGAGCCGCTGTCCCGGGTGGTCCCGTTGCCGCCGTCCGCGCTGGCCCGGCGCGACCTGGCCCACGCGGCGGCCACCGAGCGACCTACCGACACCGACTATGGGCGTTACATCCGGATCGCCCGCGACTACCGCGACTCGCGCTATGTGTCGACGCCCGGGTTCGCGGTCGAGGATCCGCTGTGCAACGCGCTGCTGGCGGCCGGGGAGCACGCGCTCGCCTCGATCGCCGCGGAGCTCGGGCTCGACCCGGCGCGGCACATCTCGCGGGCGCAGCAGGTCGCCGACGCGCTGATGGCGGAACTGTGGGACGGCACCGCCGGGACCTTCTTCGCGTACGACGTTGTCGGTTCCGCTTCGCTCCGGTCGTACTCCATCGCGGGCCTGTTGCCGTTGATCGTGCCGGACCTGCCGGTGGCGACGGACCTGGTGAAGACGGCGCTCGGCGACCGGTTCCGGCTGGCCGACGCGTGCCCGGTGCCGAGCTACGACCTGACGGCCGCCGACCACGAGCCCGGCCGCTACTGGCGCGGCCCCGGGTGGATCAACACCAGCTGGCTCTTCTGGTACGGCCTGCGCCTGCACGGTGAGACCGGCCTGGCCGACGACCTGCGCGACCGGTTGCTGGCCCGGGTGCGCGCGGCCGGTTTCCGCGAATACGTCGACCCGTTGACCGGCGCCGGCTACGGCACCGACGACTTCAGCTGGACGGCCGCATTGACCCTCGACCTCATCCGCACCGGGCCGCGCCGTTGA
- a CDS encoding glycogen debranching N-terminal domain-containing protein produces MTLRTVVSGQTCLLTDAGGNVTDTGGFFVADTRHLSRWVLTVHGRALRALSSSTDEVVLAPPTVRNENPPFVLRRGQLLGSGVLVEELTLTSFVSAPQTVRVALSVEADFSDQFELRSSRLFDKSDADRSVSATDSAVVFSYSRRGFSRSTQLTTSPPARLSADGAQWTVTLPPQGSVTLRATVSASSAGTVALAPVPASARGDDLDRCVAQGLADLDSLRIAAADLVADLPSGTVVPAAGAPWFLTLFGRDSLLTSLFALPYRPELAEGTLRVLAATQGRNHDPAHLEEPGKILHEMRQGELATLGEVPYGRYYGTVDATPLFLVLLAAHFDLTGDELLAKDLEPAARAAIGWMLDDGGMLATGYLRYRTDGAGLVHQCWKDSADSIVFADGTAASGPIAVSEAQAYAYRALRGTAELARRAWGDPDWAASLDQRADLLQQVFSADFRLPNAFVALALDGGDRQVDALASNAGHVLWSGILDDSWAALVADRLVADDFFSGWGIRTLAAGQPPYHPLSYHRGGVWPHDTALAVAGLARVGHTDAAARVASGLVAAAAAAGGRLPEVLTGLDRKPGQPPVPYPHSCSPQAWAAAAPLLLRTVLTYSDGSHAASRSK; encoded by the coding sequence ATGACCCTGCGCACCGTGGTGTCCGGACAGACCTGCCTGTTGACCGACGCCGGTGGCAACGTGACCGACACCGGCGGGTTCTTCGTCGCGGACACTCGACACCTGTCCCGGTGGGTGCTGACCGTGCACGGCCGCGCCCTGCGCGCCCTCTCGTCGTCGACCGACGAGGTGGTGTTGGCGCCGCCGACCGTACGCAACGAGAATCCGCCGTTCGTCCTCCGCCGCGGGCAGTTGCTCGGGTCCGGGGTGCTGGTCGAGGAGCTGACCCTGACCAGCTTCGTGTCGGCGCCGCAGACGGTGCGGGTGGCGCTGTCGGTCGAGGCCGACTTCAGCGACCAGTTCGAGCTGCGGTCGTCGCGGTTGTTCGACAAGTCGGACGCTGACCGCTCGGTGTCGGCGACCGACTCGGCGGTCGTTTTCTCCTACTCGCGCCGGGGCTTCAGCCGCTCGACGCAGCTCACCACATCGCCGCCGGCGCGGTTGTCGGCCGACGGGGCGCAGTGGACGGTGACCTTGCCGCCACAGGGCTCGGTGACCCTGCGGGCGACGGTGTCGGCCTCGTCGGCGGGGACGGTCGCGTTGGCTCCGGTGCCGGCGTCGGCGCGGGGCGACGACCTCGACCGGTGCGTGGCACAGGGGCTCGCCGACCTCGACAGTTTGCGGATCGCGGCCGCCGACCTGGTTGCCGATCTACCCTCGGGCACGGTGGTGCCGGCCGCGGGCGCACCGTGGTTCCTGACCTTGTTCGGCCGCGACAGCCTGCTGACGTCGCTGTTCGCCCTGCCCTACCGGCCGGAGCTGGCCGAAGGCACGCTGCGCGTGCTGGCGGCGACCCAGGGCCGGAATCATGATCCGGCGCATCTGGAGGAGCCGGGCAAGATCCTGCACGAGATGCGCCAGGGTGAGCTGGCCACGCTCGGCGAGGTCCCCTATGGCCGCTACTACGGCACCGTCGACGCGACACCGCTGTTTCTCGTGCTGCTGGCCGCACACTTCGACCTCACCGGCGACGAGCTCCTGGCCAAGGACCTCGAACCGGCCGCCCGGGCGGCGATCGGATGGATGCTCGACGACGGCGGGATGCTGGCCACCGGCTACCTGCGCTACCGCACCGACGGCGCCGGCCTGGTGCACCAGTGCTGGAAGGACTCGGCCGACTCGATCGTCTTCGCCGACGGCACGGCCGCGTCCGGGCCGATCGCGGTGAGCGAGGCGCAGGCCTACGCCTACCGGGCCCTGCGCGGCACGGCCGAGCTGGCCCGGCGGGCCTGGGGTGACCCGGATTGGGCCGCGTCGCTCGACCAGCGGGCCGACCTTCTCCAGCAGGTGTTCTCGGCCGACTTCCGGTTGCCGAACGCCTTCGTCGCGCTGGCCCTCGACGGCGGGGACCGGCAGGTCGACGCGCTCGCCTCGAACGCCGGCCACGTCCTCTGGTCGGGCATCCTCGACGACTCCTGGGCGGCCCTGGTCGCGGACCGGCTCGTGGCCGACGACTTCTTCTCCGGGTGGGGAATCCGGACGCTGGCGGCGGGGCAGCCGCCCTACCACCCGCTCTCCTACCACCGCGGCGGCGTCTGGCCGCACGACACCGCGCTGGCGGTGGCCGGGCTGGCGCGGGTCGGGCACACCGACGCCGCGGCGCGGGTGGCGTCGGGTCTGGTCGCGGCCGCCGCGGCGGCGGGTGGGCGGCTACCCGAGGTGCTGACCGGGCTCGATCGCAAGCCCGGGCAGCCACCGGTCCCCTATCCGCACTCGTGCTCCCCGCAGGCCTGGGCGGCGGCCGCGCCCCTGCTGCTGCGCACGGTCTTGACCTATTCGGACGGATCCCACGCGGCGAGCCGGTCGAAGTGA